In Eriocheir sinensis breed Jianghai 21 chromosome 30, ASM2467909v1, whole genome shotgun sequence, the following are encoded in one genomic region:
- the LOC127005562 gene encoding uncharacterized protein LOC127005562 isoform X1 has protein sequence MKSPVSSADITKAWVEFMLTDYESRKTPHTTVAVKTFTVRNATKPGESFNAELMLLDVTAELSNGSSTDQAVDATQDKEYHLVVKFLTKDPMTKEVIKRCGYHIKELKMYSEVVKELNDFQAEHANDKYRLFLPEFIYGKCTEKEYVLVMENVKVLGYETNPKEEGLDFEHAMVAVDHVARLHAVSYSYDKTHNFLEKFPCFQFSTAISTFFKPVVWASLANLITFLKSKKTYEDMVHKLEAGRTTLPSKFAALWDDQSRHRFLSLTHGDFWNSNLMYHHNSSSSSGSNDIESLKLIDWQIAQWNNPVFDLHYLLNTSTSFAMRRDHAEEILRHYHTIFTTATATMGTPVPNWNYEQFKAEFERTSLVGFLMGMCLIQGTLSKAGENINRGGSACCPSSCWLTDTVKTGFAKMVVSLAFKPSSSYIMRASIGKVLSPIGRELVEGSNEVLNSRLLDLLMEADEKGVLDVLSL, from the exons ATGAAGTCTCCCGTATCCAGTGCAGACATCACCAAGGCCTGGGTGGAGTTCATGCTGACAGACTATGAGAGCAGGAAGACTCCACACACCACTGTTGCTGTCAAGACATTCACTGTCAGGAATG CCACCAAGCCTGGAGAAAGCTTCAATGCTGAGCTCATGCTTTTGGATGTGACAGCTGAGTTGAGTAATGGCAGCAGCACTGACCAGGCTGTTGATGCCACACAGGATAAGGAATACCATCTTGTCGTCAAGTTCCTGACCAAAGACCCGATGACCAAGGAGGTGATCAAACGGTGTGGGTACCACATAAAGGAGCTCAAAATGTACTCAGAAGTGGTGAAAGAACTAAATGACTTCCAAGCCGAGCATGCCAATGACAAGTACCGTCTCTTCCTGCCAGAGTTCATCTATGGTAAGTGTACAGAAAAGGAATATGTGCTTGTGATGGAGAATGTCAAAGTTCTGGGCTATGAGACCAACCCCAAGGAGGAGGGTCTGGACTTTGAGCATGCCATGGTGGCAGTGGACCATGTGGCTCGCCTTCACGCTGTCTCCTACTCCTATGACAAGACACATAACTTCCTGGAGAAGTTCCCTTGCTTCCAGTTTAGTACTGCCATCAGCACATTCTTCAAGCCAGTTGTGTGGGCATCACTGGCCAACCTTATCACCTTCCTCAAGAGCAAAAAGACCTACGAGGACATGGTACACAAGCTGGAGGCTGGTCGCACCACCCTGCCCAGCAAGTTTGCTGCACTCTGGGATGACCAGAGCCGCCatcggtttctctctctcacccatggaGATTTCTGGAACAGTAACCTCATGTACCACcacaacagtagtagcagtagtggcagcAATGATATTGAATCCCTTAAACTGATAGATTGGCAAATTGCCCAGTGGAACAACCCAGTATTTGATTTGCACTACCTCCTCAACACCTCTACCTCCTTTGCCATGCGTCGGGACCATGCAGAGGAGATCCTACGGCACTACCACACCATCTTCACCACAGCCACTGCCACCATGGGCACACCTGTACCAAACTGGAACTATGAGCAATTTAAGGCAGAGTTTGAGCGCACTTCATTAGTGGGCTTCCTAATGGGCATGTGCCTCATCCAAGGCACACTTAGCAAGGCTGGAGAGAACATCAATCGGGGTGGCTCAGCATGCTGTCCCTCCTCCTGCTGGTTGACTGATACTGTAAAGACTGGTTTTGCCAAGATGGTGGTGTCACTGGCATTCAAGCCTTCGTCATCATACATCATGCGTGCCAGCATAGGGAAGGTTCTGAGCCCCATTGGGCGGGAACTGGTCGAAGGCAGCAACGAGGTGCTTAACAGCAGACTCCTTGACTTGCTGATGGAGGCTGATGAGAAGGGTGTACTGGATGTGCTGAGTCTGTAG
- the LOC127005562 gene encoding uncharacterized protein LOC127005562 isoform X2: protein MLTDYESRKTPHTTVAVKTFTVRNATKPGESFNAELMLLDVTAELSNGSSTDQAVDATQDKEYHLVVKFLTKDPMTKEVIKRCGYHIKELKMYSEVVKELNDFQAEHANDKYRLFLPEFIYGKCTEKEYVLVMENVKVLGYETNPKEEGLDFEHAMVAVDHVARLHAVSYSYDKTHNFLEKFPCFQFSTAISTFFKPVVWASLANLITFLKSKKTYEDMVHKLEAGRTTLPSKFAALWDDQSRHRFLSLTHGDFWNSNLMYHHNSSSSSGSNDIESLKLIDWQIAQWNNPVFDLHYLLNTSTSFAMRRDHAEEILRHYHTIFTTATATMGTPVPNWNYEQFKAEFERTSLVGFLMGMCLIQGTLSKAGENINRGGSACCPSSCWLTDTVKTGFAKMVVSLAFKPSSSYIMRASIGKVLSPIGRELVEGSNEVLNSRLLDLLMEADEKGVLDVLSL from the exons ATGCTGACAGACTATGAGAGCAGGAAGACTCCACACACCACTGTTGCTGTCAAGACATTCACTGTCAGGAATG CCACCAAGCCTGGAGAAAGCTTCAATGCTGAGCTCATGCTTTTGGATGTGACAGCTGAGTTGAGTAATGGCAGCAGCACTGACCAGGCTGTTGATGCCACACAGGATAAGGAATACCATCTTGTCGTCAAGTTCCTGACCAAAGACCCGATGACCAAGGAGGTGATCAAACGGTGTGGGTACCACATAAAGGAGCTCAAAATGTACTCAGAAGTGGTGAAAGAACTAAATGACTTCCAAGCCGAGCATGCCAATGACAAGTACCGTCTCTTCCTGCCAGAGTTCATCTATGGTAAGTGTACAGAAAAGGAATATGTGCTTGTGATGGAGAATGTCAAAGTTCTGGGCTATGAGACCAACCCCAAGGAGGAGGGTCTGGACTTTGAGCATGCCATGGTGGCAGTGGACCATGTGGCTCGCCTTCACGCTGTCTCCTACTCCTATGACAAGACACATAACTTCCTGGAGAAGTTCCCTTGCTTCCAGTTTAGTACTGCCATCAGCACATTCTTCAAGCCAGTTGTGTGGGCATCACTGGCCAACCTTATCACCTTCCTCAAGAGCAAAAAGACCTACGAGGACATGGTACACAAGCTGGAGGCTGGTCGCACCACCCTGCCCAGCAAGTTTGCTGCACTCTGGGATGACCAGAGCCGCCatcggtttctctctctcacccatggaGATTTCTGGAACAGTAACCTCATGTACCACcacaacagtagtagcagtagtggcagcAATGATATTGAATCCCTTAAACTGATAGATTGGCAAATTGCCCAGTGGAACAACCCAGTATTTGATTTGCACTACCTCCTCAACACCTCTACCTCCTTTGCCATGCGTCGGGACCATGCAGAGGAGATCCTACGGCACTACCACACCATCTTCACCACAGCCACTGCCACCATGGGCACACCTGTACCAAACTGGAACTATGAGCAATTTAAGGCAGAGTTTGAGCGCACTTCATTAGTGGGCTTCCTAATGGGCATGTGCCTCATCCAAGGCACACTTAGCAAGGCTGGAGAGAACATCAATCGGGGTGGCTCAGCATGCTGTCCCTCCTCCTGCTGGTTGACTGATACTGTAAAGACTGGTTTTGCCAAGATGGTGGTGTCACTGGCATTCAAGCCTTCGTCATCATACATCATGCGTGCCAGCATAGGGAAGGTTCTGAGCCCCATTGGGCGGGAACTGGTCGAAGGCAGCAACGAGGTGCTTAACAGCAGACTCCTTGACTTGCTGATGGAGGCTGATGAGAAGGGTGTACTGGATGTGCTGAGTCTGTAG